The following coding sequences are from one Trichoplusia ni isolate ovarian cell line Hi5 chromosome 15, tn1, whole genome shotgun sequence window:
- the LOC113500967 gene encoding cysteine protease ATG4B produces the protein MDAVFDICYLSSDGNNVEPDDIPQTKESVWVLGKKYSAIQDLDRIRRDITSIIWCTYRKGFIPIGDEGLTSDKGWGCMLRCGQMVLGVALVRVHLSADWVWTPETRDPTYLKIVQRFEERKQAPYSIHQVALMGASEGKEVGQWFGPNTVAQVLKKLVVYDKWSSLVIHVALDNTVVKEDILQQCVVNNDRGDSSSAPDSVVTDWMPLLLIVPLRLGLSEINPVYIDGLKICFQSPQSIGVIGGKPNQALYLVGCVEDEVIYLDPHTTQRSGLVETKLTDEQKEMDCSYHCKYASRIPMLAMDPSVAVCFLCRTKTDFEELCSTIETKLMCESQPLFEICEKRPSHWGPMTSDIDLQNTAIFTEFEDVDRQFDDSDDEFEIL, from the exons ATGGACGCCGTCTTTGATATATGTTACCTATCGTCAGACGGTAACAATGTTGAGCCTGATGATATTCCTCAAACAAAGGAGAGTGTCTGGGTATTGGGGAAAAAATACAGCGCTATTCAGG atTTGGATCGGATTAGACGTGACATAACGTCAATCATTTGGTGTACATATAGGAAAGGTTTCATTCCTATTGGGGATGAGGGGTTAACGTCTGATAAGGGATGGGGCTGCATGCTACGGTGCGGACAGATGGTTCTCGGCGTAGCACTCGTCAGGGTCCACTTGTCAGCTGACTGGGTATGGACACCTGAAACAAG AGATCCAACATACCTGAAGATAGTCCAAAGATTTGAGGAGAGGAAGCAAGCTCCATACTCCATCCACCAGGTGGCGTTGATGGGTGCCTCTGAAGGAAAGGAGGTTGGGCAGTGGTTTGGACCTAACACTGTGGCACAGGTGTTGAA GAAGTTAGTTGTTTATGACAAGTGGAGCTCCTTGGTGATCCATGTGGCTTTAGATAATACTGTTGTCAAAGAGgatatat TACAGCAATGTGTGGTGAATAACGACAGAGGCGACTCGTCGTCGGCGCCGGACAGCGTGGTCACCGACTGGATGCCGCTGCTGCTGATAGTGCCGCTCAGGCTGGGCCTCAGCGAGATTAATCCTGTTTATATAGACGGATTGAAG ATTTGCTTTCAAAGTCCTCAATCAATCGGTGTTATTGGCGGAAAGCCGAACCAAGCTCTGTACCTGGTTGGCTGTGTGGAAGATGAAGTTATATATTTAGATCCACACACTACTCAAAGATCTGGATTAGTTGAG acgaAATTGACTGATGAACAAAAAGAAATGGACTGCTCATATCACTGTAAATATGCTTCTCGAATACCTATGCTAGCGATGGACCCCTCAGTTGCTGTG TGTTTTCTCTGCCGGACCAAAACAGATTTCGAAGAATTATGCTCGACTATAGAAACTAAGCTGATGTGTGAATCGCAACCGTTGTTCGAGATATGCGAGAAGAGACCCTCGCACTGGGGTCCGATGACCTCTGATATTGACCTGCAGAATACTGCGATATTTACAG AATTTGAAGATGTTGACAGACAGTTCGATGACTCGGATGATGAATTTGAAATTCTGTGA